A region from the Sulfitobacter sp. D7 genome encodes:
- a CDS encoding TolC family outer membrane protein produces the protein MSANSFTKTLKRFAIAVPVSLVLASGAALPRLASAETLADALVGAYEHSGLLNQNRALLRAADEDVATAKSALKPVLQWAAGLTQSFGTARSSSLLPAQSTESLQASISLIGELLLYDFGASAYRIEGAKETVLATRQALVNLEQQVLLRAVAAYMGVIEASETVELRNNNLRLLTQELRAARDRFDVGEVTRTDVALAEAQLADARSGLAGAEGTLLRAVEEYRNAVGHAPGNLSQPPSLPNIGGDLASAKALAVRTHPSIIAAQHQVAAADLGVEANEAAMAPRITLNGQYGLNETFDSEAYTRSGSVGVQVGQTIYQGGALSSAVRSSMAQRDAQRANLHVVRQDVEQEVGNAYATLASARAQLEASDRQIRAARIAFRGIREEATLGARTTLDVLDAEQSLLDAESTRVSARANLYVAAYSVLAATGRLTAQDLKLPVQIYDAGAYYNLVKDAPAKYSKEGQALDRVLRALQKD, from the coding sequence ATGAGCGCGAATAGTTTCACGAAAACCCTTAAACGTTTTGCCATCGCAGTGCCGGTGAGCCTTGTTTTGGCGAGCGGCGCTGCCCTGCCGCGGCTGGCCTCGGCGGAAACATTGGCCGACGCGCTGGTGGGGGCCTATGAGCATTCAGGTCTGCTTAACCAGAACCGCGCGCTGCTGCGCGCCGCCGATGAGGATGTGGCCACGGCGAAGTCGGCGCTGAAACCTGTGCTACAGTGGGCGGCGGGGCTTACACAAAGCTTCGGCACCGCGCGCAGCTCTTCGCTGCTGCCGGCCCAGTCGACGGAAAGCCTCCAGGCGTCGATCAGCCTGATTGGTGAGCTGTTGCTCTATGATTTCGGCGCAAGTGCCTATCGGATCGAAGGCGCGAAAGAGACCGTGCTGGCCACCCGTCAGGCCTTGGTGAACCTAGAGCAGCAGGTGCTTTTGCGCGCGGTAGCGGCCTATATGGGCGTGATCGAAGCCTCGGAAACGGTTGAGCTGCGCAACAACAACTTGCGGCTGCTGACCCAAGAACTGCGCGCCGCGCGGGATCGTTTCGACGTGGGCGAGGTTACCCGCACCGATGTGGCCTTGGCCGAAGCGCAGCTTGCCGATGCCCGCAGCGGGCTGGCCGGGGCCGAAGGCACCCTGCTGCGCGCGGTCGAGGAATATCGCAACGCGGTGGGCCATGCGCCCGGCAACCTCAGCCAACCGCCGAGCCTGCCGAATATCGGGGGTGATCTCGCTTCGGCCAAGGCCTTGGCTGTGCGCACCCATCCGTCGATCATCGCCGCACAGCATCAGGTGGCGGCTGCCGATCTTGGCGTCGAAGCCAATGAGGCGGCCATGGCCCCTCGGATCACGTTGAACGGTCAATATGGCCTGAACGAGACCTTCGACAGTGAGGCCTATACCCGCAGCGGCAGCGTCGGGGTGCAGGTTGGGCAGACCATCTATCAGGGCGGGGCGTTGTCCTCGGCCGTGCGCAGTTCGATGGCGCAGCGTGACGCGCAGCGCGCGAACCTGCATGTGGTGCGCCAAGACGTCGAGCAGGAAGTGGGCAATGCCTATGCCACGCTGGCCTCGGCGCGCGCGCAGTTGGAGGCCTCTGACAGGCAGATTCGTGCGGCGCGTATCGCTTTCCGCGGCATCCGCGAAGAAGCCACCCTCGGCGCGCGCACCACATTGGATGTGCTGGATGCCGAACAATCGCTGCTGGATGCGGAATCGACCCGCGTGTCGGCCCGCGCCAACCTTTATGTGGCGGCCTATTCCGTGTTGGCGGCCACGGGGCGGCTGACCGCGCAGGACCTGAAGCTGCCGGTGCAGATCTATGACGCGGGGGCCTATTACAACCTTGTTAAGGACGCCCCTGCTAAATACTCCAAAGAGGGCCAAGCGCTGGATCGCGTGCTGCGCGCGTTGCAAAAAGACTGA
- a CDS encoding protein-L-isoaspartate O-methyltransferase family protein, giving the protein MSDFAARRVTMVDTQVRPSDVTKFPIIDAMLTVQREDFVPAAQREAAYLGENLDLGQDRVLLDPRTLAKMLDHLDITNDELVLDIGCAMGYSSAVIAHMAEAVVAVEEDEAMAAEAQEALAQAGADNVIVHVAPLTEGAPQHGPYDVVIIQGAVGDVPEALLEQVKEGGRIACLFMDRGLGEVRVGYKRGGQVSWRPEFNAGAPVLRGFERQVEFQL; this is encoded by the coding sequence ATGAGTGATTTCGCCGCCCGCCGCGTAACCATGGTAGATACGCAGGTCCGCCCTTCGGATGTGACCAAGTTTCCAATCATCGACGCGATGTTGACCGTGCAGCGCGAAGACTTCGTGCCTGCCGCGCAGCGCGAGGCCGCCTATCTGGGTGAGAATCTCGATCTCGGTCAGGACCGGGTGCTGCTTGATCCGCGGACATTGGCCAAGATGCTTGATCACCTCGACATCACGAACGACGAACTGGTGCTCGATATCGGCTGCGCCATGGGCTACTCCAGCGCCGTCATCGCCCATATGGCCGAGGCCGTCGTCGCCGTCGAAGAAGATGAGGCGATGGCCGCCGAGGCGCAGGAGGCGCTTGCGCAGGCCGGAGCGGACAATGTGATCGTGCATGTCGCCCCGCTGACCGAAGGCGCGCCGCAGCATGGTCCCTATGACGTTGTGATCATTCAAGGGGCGGTGGGCGACGTGCCCGAAGCCTTGTTGGAGCAGGTGAAAGAGGGCGGGCGTATTGCTTGTCTCTTTATGGATCGGGGTCTGGGCGAAGTACGCGTGGGCTATAAACGCGGGGGTCAGGTGTCCTGGCGGCCCGAATTTAACGCCGGTGCGCCGGTGCTGCGTGGCTTTGAACGTCAGGTAGAATTCCAGCTGTAA